A genomic window from Desulfobotulus mexicanus includes:
- a CDS encoding tRNA dihydrouridine synthase translates to MHLPPSSSYTPPYETLAQKLTTPIDIRGRTVSSRIFLAPMAGINHLAFRESIRSFGGCGLLFTEMCSAKALPHENPAISEVFRWHPEELNSLVCQIFGAEPITMARAAQRIEKEGFFGVDLNFGCSVSAICKHGAGAALLRNPDQALAIVKEVRAAVSIPLSVKFRTGWEDKPEKALELARRLEDAGCDLLTFHPRVAPDRRSRRPRWEYIKAVKEAVSIPVFGNGNVFTPEDGLKMLEETGCDGLSIGRMAAARPWLFALWTGKLAGPPDTAEVLLSIHESCCRHFGEIRGLRLFKKILPYAMAVYPFGHRMHARIRSAENGQILKELILEVFADNPQPSHEPNGSLMV, encoded by the coding sequence ATGCATCTTCCCCCTTCTTCCTCTTACACCCCGCCATACGAGACACTGGCACAGAAACTTACCACACCCATAGATATCAGAGGAAGAACCGTATCCTCCCGTATATTTCTGGCACCCATGGCCGGTATTAATCATCTGGCATTCCGGGAGAGCATAAGAAGTTTCGGCGGCTGTGGCCTTCTTTTCACTGAAATGTGCAGCGCAAAGGCCCTGCCCCACGAAAACCCTGCCATCTCCGAAGTTTTCCGCTGGCATCCGGAAGAACTGAACAGCCTGGTCTGCCAGATTTTCGGTGCAGAACCCATTACCATGGCAAGGGCTGCCCAAAGGATAGAAAAGGAAGGTTTTTTTGGTGTGGATCTGAATTTCGGCTGTTCTGTTTCAGCCATCTGCAAGCATGGAGCCGGTGCGGCACTCCTCAGAAATCCGGATCAGGCCCTTGCCATCGTAAAAGAAGTCCGGGCCGCCGTTTCCATCCCCCTGTCTGTAAAATTCCGCACAGGCTGGGAGGACAAACCGGAGAAAGCCCTTGAACTGGCCCGTCGGCTGGAAGATGCAGGCTGCGACCTTCTCACCTTCCACCCCAGAGTAGCACCGGACCGCAGATCCAGAAGGCCAAGGTGGGAATACATCAAAGCCGTTAAAGAAGCCGTATCCATACCGGTTTTCGGCAATGGCAATGTCTTTACCCCGGAAGACGGGTTGAAAATGCTGGAAGAAACAGGCTGTGATGGTCTCAGCATCGGCCGCATGGCCGCCGCAAGGCCCTGGCTCTTTGCCCTGTGGACGGGAAAACTTGCAGGACCACCGGATACGGCAGAAGTCCTCCTTTCCATACACGAAAGCTGCTGCCGTCATTTCGGTGAAATCCGGGGCTTAAGGCTTTTTAAAAAAATCCTTCCCTATGCCATGGCCGTCTATCCCTTCGGACACCGCATGCACGCCCGTATCCGCAGCGCGGAAAACGGACAGATCCTGAAAGAACTAATCCTTGAGGTCTTTGCCGACAACCCCCAGCCCTCCCATGAACCCAACGGGAGCCTGATGGTATAA
- a CDS encoding FAD:protein FMN transferase, translating to MKTVFHVVFFLLIPVILCGCDRVRMETFSGNTMGTTWQVKGLLPSSVGREAIESLLNERLGEVNRSLSVYQPDSTVSRFNAMKAGETMQPDYYLQRVLESAYRAYTLTEGALDPTVLPLVNIWGFGPAGYDGSVPDEEVLSGAKALVGFDRILFYGDGSIGKEKDGVSLDLGAIAKGYGVDLLAEVLEKAGVKQYLVEIGGEIRVSGCRPDGSPWVLGITRPVPGALPSELVMRLEICKGCLATSGDYRNFFESGGRRFSHILDPVSGKPVDTKIISASVRHENCMMADAFATAIPVMGMERAKKMILGLDGVEAFIIKEKEDGFAESWMSPGFMENLR from the coding sequence ATGAAAACAGTTTTTCATGTGGTTTTTTTTCTTTTAATTCCTGTGATTTTATGTGGTTGTGACCGGGTTCGCATGGAAACTTTTTCCGGTAATACCATGGGAACCACCTGGCAGGTTAAGGGTCTGTTGCCCTCATCTGTGGGAAGGGAAGCCATCGAGAGCCTTCTGAATGAGCGTCTTGGGGAAGTGAACCGGTCCCTTTCCGTTTACCAGCCGGACAGCACTGTTTCCAGATTCAATGCCATGAAAGCCGGAGAAACAATGCAGCCGGATTATTATCTGCAGAGGGTTCTGGAATCTGCCTACAGGGCATATACCCTGACGGAAGGCGCTTTGGATCCAACGGTTTTACCCCTCGTAAATATATGGGGTTTTGGGCCTGCAGGCTATGATGGGAGTGTTCCCGATGAAGAGGTCCTTTCCGGGGCAAAGGCGCTGGTGGGATTTGACAGGATTCTTTTTTATGGGGATGGCAGTATAGGAAAAGAAAAAGACGGCGTGAGTCTGGACCTCGGCGCCATTGCCAAGGGTTATGGTGTTGATCTGCTGGCCGAAGTGCTGGAAAAGGCCGGAGTTAAACAATATCTGGTGGAGATTGGCGGAGAGATCCGGGTGTCGGGATGCAGGCCCGATGGCAGTCCATGGGTTCTGGGCATCACCCGGCCTGTGCCCGGAGCCCTGCCTTCGGAACTTGTCATGCGCCTTGAAATCTGTAAGGGTTGCCTTGCCACCAGCGGAGATTATCGTAATTTCTTTGAATCCGGCGGCAGACGTTTTTCCCATATTCTGGACCCGGTTTCGGGAAAGCCTGTGGATACAAAAATAATCAGTGCTTCGGTGCGCCATGAAAACTGCATGATGGCCGATGCTTTTGCTACGGCCATACCGGTTATGGGTATGGAAAGGGCAAAGAAAATGATTCTGGGGCTTGATGGTGTGGAAGCCTTTATTATAAAGGAAAAGGAAGATGGCTTTGCGGAAAGCTGGATGAGTCCGGGTTTTATGGAAAATCTGCGTTGA
- a CDS encoding IS630 family transposase — protein sequence MKKQDARKLDHKTREAIRIRAVQQIESGESPEVIARALGYHRSAIYQWIAKYRKGGLDALKTKPIPGRPVKFHTKDFDELFWKIADKNPMDYGFPFALWTREMIREFIKKEFDVSISNATVGRLLKKIGFSPQKPLKKAWQRDEDRVKEWVENEFPEIKKQAEKENAKIFFADESTVRSDYHSGTTWAPTGVTPVVEKTGARFGINMVSAISPSGELRFMTIDGKMNSDKFISFLKRLIYKADSPIFLIVDGHPVHKSGKVNKFVEETAGKLRLFFLPPYSPHLNPDEMVWGYLKHHKIGKMVVSGPEDLRKKVFSILRSLQKKTVRVASFFRAQDTQYILA from the coding sequence ATGAAAAAACAAGACGCTAGAAAACTCGATCATAAGACCCGTGAGGCTATCCGTATACGCGCTGTCCAGCAGATCGAATCGGGTGAAAGCCCAGAGGTTATCGCCAGGGCTCTGGGTTACCATCGATCCGCAATTTACCAGTGGATAGCCAAATACCGCAAAGGCGGCCTTGACGCTTTAAAGACGAAACCGATTCCAGGTCGGCCCGTTAAGTTCCATACCAAAGATTTTGATGAGCTTTTCTGGAAGATTGCGGATAAAAATCCTATGGACTACGGATTTCCATTTGCTCTGTGGACCCGTGAAATGATTCGGGAGTTTATCAAAAAGGAGTTCGATGTTTCCATAAGTAATGCCACTGTCGGTCGTCTTTTGAAAAAAATTGGTTTTTCGCCACAGAAGCCTTTAAAAAAAGCCTGGCAGAGGGACGAAGACCGGGTAAAGGAATGGGTTGAAAATGAGTTCCCGGAAATAAAGAAACAGGCTGAAAAAGAGAATGCAAAAATCTTTTTTGCCGATGAATCAACCGTAAGATCAGACTACCACAGCGGGACGACCTGGGCTCCCACAGGAGTCACCCCAGTCGTTGAAAAAACGGGGGCTCGCTTTGGTATCAACATGGTTTCGGCCATCTCTCCCTCGGGGGAACTCCGATTCATGACCATTGACGGAAAAATGAATTCCGATAAGTTTATCTCATTTCTGAAACGTCTGATTTACAAGGCTGATTCTCCCATCTTCCTCATTGTGGACGGGCATCCTGTCCATAAATCAGGCAAGGTCAATAAGTTTGTTGAAGAAACGGCAGGAAAGCTCCGCTTGTTCTTCCTGCCTCCATACTCCCCTCATTTGAATCCGGATGAAATGGTATGGGGATACCTGAAACATCACAAGATTGGAAAAATGGTTGTTTCAGGCCCGGAAGACCTCAGAAAAAAGGTCTTCTCCATCTTGAGATCATTGCAAAAGAAAACCGTAAGAGTTGCCAGTTTTTTTAGAGCACAAGACACCCAGTATATTTTAGCTTAA
- a CDS encoding ATP-binding protein, with the protein MRHKPSLRSRIILIVTLLISIQIFFLGIFISQKAGKALRETSYGRIHFVVNEISRRSGQLLYHANWANLAVNLSHDFFNDPDLIYFFVTDPQGIILLAQNDALMDMAEDSALPLEPQSFKLADERDLHLFPYGGKESFQISHARLNQSVVYMGGERGRAGEPVLDVIRPIHYTGELMGYLRMGFSTEKLRQQLTGLYLMTGLGGLFLLLTLVGTIAMALNRHLRPLSEITRELARLEGADSPLMLRQRLEEMRPEDVKVTTREMEALQDIFVRIGRHLADNFIQLEHLMEKTRILASQAHSASEAKGQFLANMSHEIRTPMNGVIGMAELLLETKMDPVQRNYAEMIRSSGEGLLEIITRVLDYSKMEAGCENLSQESFSLRDLMEESLDVLAISAATRKIGLTGWISREIPDALEGDALRLKQVLVNLLGNAVKFTEKGEVCLKIAMESESEKNLMLRFEVSDTGIGIPEDAGDALFQPFFQGDSSMSRRYGGTGLGLVISKQLVNLMGGEMGFVARETGGSMFWFTAVLAKGTKDEERVSRFLAGRRVVLVMSHPLLSSQLEGYFQEWGGTVRRFVSLKEIQVLPAGEMKDFSLILVDEDAEDFGLLSLEDFPAKNGIPPWGLLSSRMFCPGSGTVGGDFAFCLPRPVKYAQLRQAVLDLIKRET; encoded by the coding sequence ATGAGGCATAAGCCCAGTTTACGGAGCAGAATTATTTTAATTGTGACCCTGCTGATTTCTATTCAGATTTTTTTTCTGGGTATTTTTATTTCCCAGAAGGCTGGGAAAGCCTTGCGGGAAACCAGCTATGGGCGAATTCATTTTGTTGTAAATGAAATTTCCCGCCGCAGCGGTCAGCTTTTATACCATGCCAACTGGGCCAATCTGGCGGTGAATCTCAGCCATGATTTTTTCAATGATCCGGACCTCATCTATTTTTTTGTTACAGATCCCCAAGGGATAATTCTCCTTGCCCAGAATGATGCCCTGATGGATATGGCGGAAGATTCCGCACTGCCTCTGGAACCTCAAAGTTTTAAGCTTGCGGATGAAAGGGATCTGCACCTTTTTCCATATGGTGGAAAAGAATCTTTTCAGATCAGCCACGCCCGCCTGAATCAGTCTGTCGTGTACATGGGCGGGGAACGGGGAAGGGCCGGAGAACCCGTTCTGGATGTTATCCGCCCCATACATTATACTGGAGAGCTCATGGGCTATCTGCGCATGGGTTTTTCCACGGAAAAGCTGCGTCAGCAGCTCACTGGTCTCTACCTCATGACCGGTTTGGGGGGGCTTTTTCTTTTGCTGACCCTTGTGGGTACGATAGCCATGGCCCTGAACCGCCATCTTCGCCCCCTCTCCGAGATTACCCGGGAGCTGGCCCGCCTGGAAGGGGCGGACTCTCCACTGATGCTGCGTCAGCGTCTTGAAGAAATGAGGCCTGAGGATGTGAAGGTGACCACCCGTGAGATGGAAGCTCTTCAGGATATTTTTGTAAGGATAGGCAGGCACCTTGCGGATAATTTTATCCAGCTGGAACATCTCATGGAAAAAACCCGCATTCTTGCTTCCCAGGCCCATTCGGCCAGTGAGGCCAAAGGGCAGTTTCTTGCAAATATGAGCCATGAGATCCGTACTCCCATGAACGGGGTCATTGGCATGGCTGAGCTGCTTCTGGAAACAAAGATGGACCCTGTGCAGAGAAACTATGCTGAAATGATACGTTCTTCGGGGGAGGGTTTGCTGGAAATCATCACAAGGGTTCTGGATTATTCCAAAATGGAGGCCGGATGCGAGAATCTCAGTCAGGAGTCTTTTTCCCTGAGAGATCTGATGGAAGAAAGCCTTGATGTGCTGGCCATTTCTGCGGCTACCCGGAAAATTGGCCTCACCGGGTGGATCAGCCGGGAGATTCCGGATGCCCTTGAAGGAGATGCCCTGCGGCTGAAACAGGTTTTGGTCAATCTCTTGGGCAATGCGGTCAAGTTTACGGAAAAAGGCGAAGTCTGTCTCAAAATTGCTATGGAAAGTGAATCTGAAAAGAACCTTATGCTTCGCTTTGAGGTTTCGGATACGGGGATAGGTATTCCCGAGGATGCAGGGGACGCCTTGTTTCAGCCCTTTTTTCAGGGGGATTCTTCCATGAGCCGACGCTATGGTGGTACAGGGCTGGGGCTTGTGATTTCAAAGCAGCTTGTGAATCTCATGGGTGGAGAGATGGGTTTTGTCGCCAGAGAAACCGGAGGCAGTATGTTCTGGTTCACGGCTGTGCTGGCTAAGGGGACTAAGGACGAAGAGAGGGTTTCCCGTTTTCTGGCTGGCAGGAGGGTTGTGCTTGTGATGTCCCATCCCCTGCTCAGCTCTCAGCTGGAAGGCTATTTTCAGGAGTGGGGAGGAACTGTCAGGCGTTTTGTTTCCCTTAAAGAGATTCAGGTTCTTCCGGCTGGTGAAATGAAAGACTTTTCTCTGATTCTGGTGGATGAGGATGCGGAGGATTTCGGGCTTCTGTCTCTGGAGGATTTCCCTGCAAAGAATGGGATCCCGCCCTGGGGACTTTTATCTTCCCGGATGTTCTGTCCGGGCAGCGGCACTGTTGGAGGGGATTTTGCTTTCTGCCTTCCAAGGCCTGTGAAATATGCACAGCTGCGTCAGGCTGTGTTGGATCTGATCAAGCGGGAGACGTGA